In Nostoc sp. CENA543, a single genomic region encodes these proteins:
- a CDS encoding zinc-dependent metalloprotease, with protein MKRLSFYVIGLHSFLLTIATAQAQSLPQNLNHQSYKNRQNIAAQFQVNINQKPPIYKRPQIPSQQLVTSTLKLTPQSVVQQPQQVWVIDQQQQVKSQSFYWLAQDSQTSWTQPLLKTEKPTDTAEKKPQTASKPAKKDELEAFNEVIKDTEKLDGLFTLYRHKEKNKIYLEIKPEQLNKNFLATTTLESGIGEKGIYSGLPLQEFLFYFQRVDNKLNFVVRNVNFRTREGDPQVRSLARSFSDSLLYSVTIKSIHPQRQTILIDLGDLLLTDLAGLGFSIGVAPNTEQSYFGNAKAFPQNLEVESVLNFTGITSKNNEALDVSSLADNRGFTLRVHYSLSQLPNNNYRPRFADERVGYFITAYQDLSKDDRDDPFVRYINRWHLEKQNPEAAISRPKKPIVFWIDNAVPLEYRDAIREGILMWNQAFLKAGFQDAIEAKQMPDNATWHPADIRYNTIRWINTVDGYFAMGPSRVNPLTGEILDADILVDASFVRFLKGQYEKLVQPNQATNRTTLTELIRDRRLCQNRLTNSDNSQAHQILQRLSLLASKYDVCYGIEAANQFEFGAMAMSLLQDKPPSQEEVKQYIHEYLRLIIAHEVGHTLGLRHNFRGSNFLSPEEMNNPEITRTKGLTTSVMDYIPPNIAPQGKKQGDYFPKMVGVYDQWAIQYGYTVTRAQTPIAEKPILQEIASQSEKPELSYATDEDVSVLDPTADAWDYSSNVLVYSQWQLDNLRVMWERLNQRYPMAGDSYSDVRYRFNTVLGNYLNNIFYTTKYIGGQSFYRMQAREISSSNLGNLSPRLPFTQVPVEKQRQALTTLQKYVFADNAWNFPPDLINKLAPSRWRHWGSSPVVGRLDYPVHDLVLLFQGAVLRDLLSGSRLSLIKDIELKSPPNKALTLPELFDTLQTGIWTEVIQPQKGTLKITSFRRGLQREYLDILIAMVLRRERVPEDARSLAWYKLKQLNERLQQVNTNDEYTKAHLLETRDRIEKALNAPLQSN; from the coding sequence ATGAAGAGGTTAAGTTTTTATGTGATTGGGCTGCATAGTTTTTTGTTGACGATCGCCACGGCTCAAGCTCAATCACTGCCTCAGAATCTAAATCATCAAAGTTATAAAAATAGACAAAATATAGCTGCTCAATTCCAGGTAAATATCAATCAAAAACCACCTATATATAAAAGACCTCAAATACCATCCCAGCAATTAGTAACTTCGACTCTCAAGTTAACTCCGCAATCTGTGGTGCAGCAACCGCAACAAGTATGGGTAATAGATCAGCAGCAACAGGTAAAAAGCCAGTCTTTCTATTGGCTAGCACAAGATTCTCAAACATCATGGACACAACCATTACTCAAAACCGAGAAACCAACAGATACAGCAGAAAAGAAACCACAGACAGCATCTAAGCCAGCAAAGAAAGATGAATTAGAAGCATTTAACGAAGTTATTAAAGATACGGAAAAGTTAGACGGTTTATTTACTTTATATCGCCATAAAGAAAAGAATAAAATCTATTTAGAAATTAAACCAGAACAACTGAATAAAAATTTCTTAGCTACCACCACCCTAGAATCTGGAATTGGGGAAAAGGGAATTTATAGTGGACTGCCATTGCAAGAATTTTTATTTTATTTCCAACGCGTAGATAATAAATTAAATTTTGTCGTGCGTAATGTGAATTTTCGCACCCGTGAAGGTGATCCGCAAGTGCGATCGCTAGCTAGGTCTTTTAGCGATTCACTGCTATACTCTGTCACTATCAAAAGCATTCATCCCCAACGTCAAACCATATTGATTGACTTGGGTGATTTACTCCTCACAGATTTAGCCGGATTAGGTTTTAGTATAGGTGTTGCCCCCAATACTGAACAATCCTATTTTGGTAACGCTAAAGCCTTCCCTCAAAATCTGGAAGTGGAATCAGTGTTGAATTTTACGGGCATTACGAGCAAAAATAATGAAGCTCTCGATGTGTCATCGTTAGCTGACAATCGGGGTTTTACACTCCGAGTTCACTATAGTCTATCCCAACTACCAAATAATAACTATCGTCCCCGCTTTGCTGATGAACGGGTGGGTTACTTTATCACCGCCTACCAAGACTTATCCAAAGATGATCGCGATGATCCCTTTGTCCGCTACATTAATCGTTGGCATTTAGAAAAACAAAACCCTGAAGCCGCCATATCTCGCCCGAAAAAGCCGATAGTTTTTTGGATTGATAACGCCGTGCCGCTAGAGTATCGTGATGCCATTAGAGAAGGGATACTTATGTGGAATCAAGCCTTTCTCAAAGCCGGATTTCAGGATGCTATCGAAGCCAAACAAATGCCAGATAACGCCACTTGGCACCCGGCAGATATTCGCTACAATACCATTCGCTGGATTAACACTGTCGATGGTTATTTTGCAATGGGGCCATCCCGTGTTAACCCCTTAACTGGGGAAATTTTAGATGCAGATATCTTAGTCGATGCCAGTTTTGTCCGCTTTCTCAAAGGCCAATATGAAAAACTGGTACAACCTAATCAAGCTACAAATCGCACTACCTTAACAGAATTAATCCGCGATCGCCGTTTGTGTCAAAATCGTCTCACAAACTCAGATAATAGCCAAGCCCATCAAATCTTACAGCGATTATCCCTATTAGCCAGTAAATACGATGTGTGCTACGGCATAGAAGCCGCCAATCAATTTGAGTTTGGTGCTATGGCGATGTCGCTATTACAAGACAAACCCCCCTCCCAAGAAGAAGTTAAACAGTATATCCATGAATATTTACGTTTAATTATTGCTCACGAAGTTGGTCATACTTTGGGTTTACGTCATAACTTCCGGGGAAGTAACTTCCTTTCCCCAGAAGAAATGAATAATCCTGAAATTACTCGTACCAAAGGTTTGACAACTTCGGTAATGGATTACATTCCTCCCAATATTGCCCCCCAAGGCAAAAAACAGGGAGATTATTTTCCCAAAATGGTTGGCGTTTATGATCAGTGGGCGATTCAATACGGTTACACAGTCACTCGCGCCCAAACCCCCATCGCCGAAAAGCCGATATTACAAGAAATCGCCAGCCAGTCTGAAAAACCTGAGTTGAGTTACGCTACCGATGAGGATGTCTCAGTTCTTGATCCCACTGCCGATGCTTGGGACTATAGTAGCAATGTCCTAGTTTATTCCCAGTGGCAACTAGATAATTTACGGGTAATGTGGGAACGTCTAAATCAGCGTTACCCAATGGCGGGAGATAGCTACAGTGATGTCAGATACAGATTTAACACTGTTCTTGGCAACTACTTAAATAATATTTTCTACACCACAAAATATATTGGTGGACAGTCTTTTTATCGGATGCAAGCTAGAGAAATTTCATCTAGCAACTTGGGGAATTTATCACCCAGATTACCGTTTACTCAAGTGCCAGTCGAAAAACAAAGACAAGCTTTAACAACTCTGCAAAAATATGTTTTTGCTGACAATGCTTGGAATTTTCCCCCAGATTTAATTAATAAATTAGCACCTTCGCGGTGGCGACATTGGGGGAGTTCTCCAGTAGTGGGGCGTTTAGATTATCCTGTGCATGATTTGGTGTTGCTATTTCAAGGTGCAGTTTTAAGAGACTTACTTTCAGGTAGTCGCCTTTCCTTAATTAAAGACATTGAACTCAAAAGCCCACCCAACAAAGCCCTCACTTTACCAGAATTATTTGATACTCTACAAACTGGTATTTGGACTGAAGTCATACAGCCGCAAAAAGGAACGCTGAAAATCACAAGTTTCCGGCGCGGTTTGCAAAGGGAATATTTGGATATTTTGATTGCTATGGTGTTACGTCGAGAACGAGTCCCAGAAGATGCCCGTTCACTGGCTTGGTATAAACTGAAACAGCTAAATGAAAGACTGCAACAGGTGAATACTAATGATGAGTATACCAAAGCCCATTTATTAGAAACACGCGATCGCATCGAAAAAGCTTTGAATGCACCATTGCAAAGTAACTAA
- a CDS encoding pentapeptide repeat-containing protein, producing the protein MSQLPQVWKLLQSYVKSTRSQDRPLKKNLIPSQILNPRNYRQNREPNVKTNQDNFQKDIFLKELQTKLETWTNTGNDSEFYLSDRQLYTEIYDLLGSSALTVEIVDKLTKSLILAQQWQPIALFHRLLGFYQRWCQGEFIDAPPSDNLPQQKLMAMVAKNQAIGLRQVDIYTGLNVLILLLEIHRYAQKQEDLPHQINFYSSGEPDTDSFFTSQLLRIINYSDAIEIGNFSNIVGQFLKGANLQGAYLGDANLTGVNLSSANLTGAYLGDANLTGVNFQDANLAGANLGDTNLSGANLQGANLSHADLSSANLTGANLTGANLSRADLSRADLSSCQLNDTELCHTNLSGVNLRDAVLSRANLTNAILFGANLSDADLKNVHLNHADLCRADLSGADLSGAVLNGSNLSDTILFSTNLSAASLVSADLSYAKLNGAKLSDAQLNGAMFLGADLSGVDLSRVILNDADLSGGILSEADLTGADLSDAVLLGTDLSFANLNSANLTGSNLSGAMLNGADLTAANLTYSILDDTDVTEANLEVSHWGEKQQWEGVRGLETALNVPVTLKRQLGLE; encoded by the coding sequence ATGTCACAATTACCTCAAGTTTGGAAACTACTGCAAAGTTACGTTAAAAGCACTAGGTCACAAGATAGACCACTGAAAAAAAACTTAATACCATCACAGATTTTAAACCCTAGAAACTACAGGCAAAATCGAGAGCCAAACGTTAAAACTAATCAAGATAATTTCCAAAAAGATATTTTCCTTAAAGAGTTACAAACTAAATTAGAAACGTGGACAAACACAGGAAATGATAGCGAGTTTTATCTGAGCGATCGCCAACTGTATACAGAAATTTATGATTTGTTGGGCAGCAGTGCCTTGACAGTAGAAATAGTAGATAAACTGACAAAATCGCTGATATTAGCCCAGCAATGGCAACCCATAGCACTATTTCACCGCTTATTAGGTTTTTATCAGCGTTGGTGTCAAGGAGAATTTATCGATGCACCTCCTAGTGATAACCTACCACAGCAGAAACTGATGGCAATGGTAGCAAAAAATCAGGCGATCGGGCTAAGACAAGTAGATATATATACAGGTTTAAATGTACTAATTTTACTCTTAGAAATACATCGATATGCTCAAAAACAAGAAGATTTACCGCATCAAATTAACTTTTATTCATCTGGAGAACCAGACACAGATAGCTTTTTTACATCTCAACTCCTGCGGATAATTAATTATAGTGATGCCATAGAGATTGGTAATTTTAGTAACATCGTTGGGCAATTTCTCAAAGGTGCTAACTTGCAAGGTGCATATTTAGGTGATGCCAATCTCACCGGTGTCAATTTGAGTAGCGCAAATCTGACTGGAGCATATCTAGGAGACGCTAACTTAACTGGTGTCAACTTTCAAGATGCTAACTTAGCAGGTGCTAACCTGGGTGATACTAATCTTAGTGGGGCCAATCTCCAAGGGGCAAACCTCTCTCACGCAGACCTCAGCAGTGCTAACCTGACAGGGGCAAACCTCACAGGGGCAAATCTGAGTCGTGCTGACCTCAGTCGCGCCGACTTGAGTAGTTGTCAACTCAATGATACTGAACTCTGTCACACTAATTTGAGTGGTGTTAACCTCCGAGATGCTGTACTCTCGCGCGCCAACCTCACCAACGCCATACTGTTTGGGGCAAATCTCAGTGACGCTGACTTGAAAAATGTTCACCTCAACCACGCTGATCTTTGTCGTGCTGACTTGAGTGGGGCTGACTTATCTGGGGCTGTTCTCAATGGCAGCAACCTCAGCGACACAATTTTATTCAGCACTAACTTAAGCGCAGCCAGCCTCGTTTCCGCCGACCTCAGCTATGCGAAACTCAACGGTGCCAAACTCAGCGATGCTCAACTCAACGGTGCTATGTTCTTAGGTGCTGACTTGAGTGGCGTTGACCTCAGTCGCGTCATTCTCAACGATGCTGACTTGAGTGGTGGTATTCTCAGTGAAGCTGACTTAACAGGCGCAGACTTAAGTGATGCGGTGCTTCTAGGTACTGATTTGAGTTTTGCTAACCTCAATAGTGCCAATTTAACTGGTAGTAACCTGAGTGGTGCCATGCTGAATGGTGCAGACTTAACAGCAGCTAATCTCACCTACAGTATTCTTGATGATACAGATGTTACCGAAGCCAACTTAGAAGTCAGTCACTGGGGTGAAAAGCAACAATGGGAAGGGGTGCGGGGTTTAGAGACAGCATTAAACGTCCCTGTGACGTTAAAGAGGCAGTTGGGTTTAGAATAA
- a CDS encoding DUF4058 family protein — MDPYLEGYLWSDVHNALASKIRAFLAPQLRPKYAARLEVYVVEDISPASEIGILYPDVEVLKIRERRDLSAPVPSSNTATTPAPLTLPVIQPVAVRIPTVEIRDTANNRLVSCIEILSPVNKREPGITDYRKKRQRLYNANVHLIEIDLLRRGNRPFNHPRLPDVPYLITLTRAGSGLIDVWPVKLQDTLPKIPVPLCEGDPDAVLELQAVLNAIYDEAGYDLSIDYSQPPPPPAIS, encoded by the coding sequence ATGGATCCATATCTTGAAGGCTATCTGTGGAGTGACGTACACAACGCCCTTGCTAGCAAAATCCGTGCTTTTCTCGCCCCACAGTTGCGTCCTAAATATGCTGCAAGGCTAGAAGTGTATGTTGTGGAAGATATTTCTCCTGCTAGTGAAATTGGTATTTTGTACCCAGATGTTGAGGTATTAAAGATTAGAGAACGTCGTGATTTAAGTGCTCCCGTTCCCTCATCAAATACTGCCACAACCCCAGCACCTCTGACACTTCCGGTTATCCAACCTGTTGCAGTCCGCATCCCCACAGTCGAAATTCGGGATACAGCCAACAACCGACTAGTATCCTGTATCGAAATTCTCTCCCCCGTTAACAAACGTGAACCAGGTATTACTGACTATCGGAAGAAACGACAACGTTTATATAATGCCAACGTTCATTTAATTGAAATTGATTTGCTGCGTCGGGGAAATCGACCATTTAACCACCCCCGCCTTCCAGATGTTCCCTACTTGATCACTTTAACGCGGGCTGGGTCTGGTTTAATTGATGTGTGGCCTGTGAAGTTACAGGATACCCTCCCAAAAATACCCGTTCCGCTTTGCGAAGGCGACCCCGATGCTGTACTGGAACTACAAGCTGTGCTGAATGCTATCTATGATGAAGCTGGGTATGATTTATCTATAGACTACAGCCAGCCACCGCCGCCACCAGCCATAAGTTAG